From Rubripirellula reticaptiva, the proteins below share one genomic window:
- the sdhB gene encoding succinate dehydrogenase iron-sulfur subunit, which yields MIALEPSTKKRPEFINVRVRRQDGPGKEPYWELHKIKYEPELNVITVLMRLAQQAKTSDGKSVAPVSWDCGCLEEVCGSCTMLINGRVRQSCSALVDQLLKENSDEIVLEPMSKFPVLRDLMVDRQRLFSGLKRVQAWVPVDSYYNLGPGERIPRETQEQNYPLSQCMSCGCCLEACPQYTKIELTQGADESDEAFEARKEAEFSEGFVGAHAISQSMLFNNHPTGKTLANERLDTLMGPGGVAACGNAQNCVSVCPKEIPLTTSIARAGRATTVRAVTKWLNK from the coding sequence ATGATTGCCCTCGAACCCAGCACCAAAAAACGACCTGAATTCATCAATGTCCGCGTGCGTCGCCAAGATGGTCCTGGGAAGGAGCCGTATTGGGAATTGCATAAGATCAAATATGAGCCTGAGCTCAACGTGATCACTGTTCTGATGCGTCTCGCTCAGCAAGCGAAGACGTCGGACGGCAAATCGGTTGCCCCAGTATCATGGGATTGCGGCTGCTTGGAAGAAGTTTGCGGTTCCTGCACGATGCTAATCAACGGACGAGTACGTCAAAGCTGCAGCGCACTGGTCGACCAGCTGTTGAAAGAGAATTCCGACGAAATCGTGCTCGAACCAATGAGCAAGTTTCCGGTTCTACGTGACTTGATGGTTGACCGCCAACGTTTGTTCAGCGGCCTGAAACGCGTCCAAGCTTGGGTACCAGTCGACAGCTATTACAACCTTGGACCCGGCGAACGGATTCCGCGCGAAACGCAAGAGCAGAACTACCCGCTTAGCCAGTGCATGAGCTGTGGATGTTGCTTGGAAGCGTGCCCGCAATACACGAAGATCGAATTGACGCAAGGAGCAGACGAGTCAGACGAAGCGTTCGAAGCTCGCAAAGAAGCTGAGTTCAGCGAAGGTTTCGTCGGCGCTCACGCAATCTCGCAGTCGATGCTATTCAATAACCATCCGACCGGAAAAACGCTTGCCAACGAACGATTGGACACGTTGATGGGTCCTGGCGGTGTGGCAGCCTGCGGCAACGCACAGAACTGCGTCTCGGTTTGCCCCAAAGAAATTCCGCTGACGACATCGATCGCCCGTGCCGGGCGCGCAACGACCGTGCGTGCGGTCACAAAGTGGCTCAATAAATAA
- the sdhA gene encoding succinate dehydrogenase flavoprotein subunit: MSEHRVVVIGGGLAGLASTMKLAELGVAVDLLSLTPVKRSHSVCAQGGINSCNDQTRQLGDSEWNHFDDTVYGGDFLNHQPPVKEMSDWAPKIIELMDRLGVPFNRTDEGFLDRRRFGGTLYKRTAFAGATTGQQLLYGLDEQVRRRESEGLVKKYEFWDFLGPILDDEGRCRGAVAQDMVSMKIRAFPADAIVVATGGCGLIYGRSTMSVFCTGSAASRCFQAGAKYGNGEFIQVHPTAIPGSDKLRLMSESARGEGGRVWVPRTPQDPREPNDIPENERYYFLEERYPTYGNLVPRDIATREIFDICVNEGLSIESDRMSVYLDLTHIPKAELDRKLGGILEIYEKFQGVDPRIEPMRIFPAVHYSMGGLWADYVKSSSGGMEAGAPRNHMTNIPGLYAIGECDYHYHGANRLGANSLLSCIFTGLFTGTSIQNYAASQKEGYKDLSPAISDAAVKKEQDRHDALLNGDASADENPYLIHQELGDIMTRVATVVRRNDQLSDAIEKVDALHKRAMKAKLSDTGTWSNQNVIFTKALQDMFPLAKTLLKGALMRDECRGAHFKPDFAKPSLTSEDPVERRKQAEQWCDDFEENNRKFLKSSIATWNKDTMMPEITYEDVDTSLQPPRPRLYGLVGAEDIEKVWNERALAKKQQQQAVAVNA, from the coding sequence ATGTCAGAACATCGCGTAGTGGTTATCGGTGGCGGTTTGGCAGGCCTCGCATCGACCATGAAATTGGCCGAACTGGGTGTCGCGGTCGACCTGCTAAGTCTGACTCCTGTAAAACGCTCGCACAGCGTCTGTGCGCAGGGCGGGATCAACAGTTGCAATGATCAGACTCGACAGCTTGGCGACAGCGAGTGGAATCACTTCGACGATACGGTTTATGGCGGTGACTTCCTGAACCATCAACCGCCAGTCAAAGAAATGTCCGACTGGGCCCCCAAGATCATCGAATTGATGGACCGCTTGGGTGTTCCTTTTAACCGCACGGATGAAGGTTTCTTGGACCGCCGACGTTTTGGCGGCACTCTTTACAAGAGAACCGCATTCGCGGGTGCGACCACCGGTCAGCAGTTGCTTTACGGCTTGGACGAACAAGTGCGCCGCCGCGAAAGTGAAGGCCTGGTCAAGAAGTACGAATTCTGGGACTTTTTGGGACCAATTTTGGATGACGAAGGCCGTTGTCGCGGTGCAGTCGCTCAGGACATGGTGTCGATGAAGATTCGAGCCTTTCCAGCGGATGCGATTGTTGTCGCAACAGGCGGTTGTGGCCTGATCTATGGCCGTAGCACGATGAGCGTTTTCTGCACCGGTAGTGCAGCGAGCCGTTGTTTCCAAGCGGGTGCCAAGTACGGTAACGGCGAATTTATCCAGGTCCACCCGACCGCAATCCCGGGCAGCGACAAGCTGCGTTTGATGAGCGAATCGGCTCGGGGCGAAGGCGGCCGAGTATGGGTGCCGCGGACTCCGCAGGACCCACGCGAGCCGAATGACATTCCAGAAAACGAACGATATTACTTCCTCGAGGAACGTTATCCGACGTACGGCAACTTGGTGCCGCGGGACATTGCGACTCGAGAGATTTTCGATATCTGTGTCAACGAAGGACTCAGCATCGAATCAGATCGCATGTCAGTTTACTTGGACCTGACGCACATTCCGAAAGCTGAACTTGATCGCAAGCTCGGTGGCATCTTGGAAATCTATGAAAAGTTCCAGGGCGTTGACCCACGAATCGAGCCGATGCGAATCTTCCCGGCCGTCCACTACAGCATGGGCGGATTGTGGGCCGATTATGTAAAGAGCTCCAGCGGCGGGATGGAAGCTGGTGCCCCGCGAAATCATATGACCAACATCCCGGGTTTGTACGCGATCGGCGAATGCGATTACCACTATCACGGTGCAAACCGGTTGGGTGCGAACTCGCTGTTGTCGTGCATCTTCACCGGCCTGTTTACGGGCACGTCCATTCAAAACTACGCGGCCAGCCAGAAAGAAGGCTACAAAGATTTGTCGCCCGCGATTTCGGATGCGGCGGTCAAGAAGGAACAGGACCGTCACGACGCGTTGCTCAACGGCGATGCCTCGGCTGATGAGAACCCCTATTTGATTCACCAAGAACTCGGTGACATCATGACTCGGGTCGCGACCGTCGTTCGCCGGAACGATCAACTGTCCGATGCGATTGAAAAAGTCGACGCGCTGCACAAGCGTGCGATGAAGGCAAAATTGTCAGATACAGGCACCTGGTCCAACCAGAACGTGATCTTCACGAAAGCTCTACAGGACATGTTCCCGTTGGCGAAGACGCTGCTCAAGGGCGCGTTGATGCGAGATGAGTGCCGCGGTGCTCACTTCAAACCCGACTTTGCGAAACCATCGTTGACTTCCGAAGATCCGGTTGAACGTCGGAAGCAGGCGGAACAGTGGTGCGATGACTTCGAGGAAAACAATCGCAAGTTCCTGAAGAGCTCGATTGCGACCTGGAACAAGGACACGATGATGCCCGAAATCACCTACGAAGACGTTGACACTTCGCTGCAACCGCCACGACCTCGGCTTTATGGTTTGGTCGGAGCGGAAGACATCGAAAAGGTCTGGAATGAGCGGGCATTGGCCAAGAAGCAACAACAGCAAGCGGTTGCGGTAAACGCCTGA
- a CDS encoding succinate dehydrogenase cytochrome b558 subunit — MSAPASPSAHSFFMRHEFAIRRIHSLLGIVPLGLYMCVHLTTNASLISGSDMFQRAVYLIHSPGQLLPVIEWGGIFLPLLFHAIIGVWIAKTGRSNSDHYKFTNNRRYVWQRVTGIIALVYLFFHVLHLHGWLHAHVWLSVIQPIGFGAFSPYNAASSLVQAMEGYLWPAFYLVGMLACVYHLANGLWTAGITWGLWISPNAQARASKICTVFGVLIAFIGTTAWWAAVAPGEKEIAEYRQIEDRMYEASVESGWIPENEEKRSKRDTQITGGEVVEIELVETE; from the coding sequence ATGAGCGCGCCCGCCTCCCCATCGGCACACAGCTTTTTCATGCGACACGAGTTTGCGATTCGCCGCATTCATTCGTTGTTGGGCATCGTTCCGCTTGGTCTGTACATGTGCGTTCACCTGACGACGAACGCCAGTTTGATCAGCGGGTCCGACATGTTTCAACGAGCCGTGTATTTGATCCACAGTCCGGGGCAATTGCTGCCGGTAATTGAGTGGGGTGGAATATTCTTGCCGCTGTTGTTTCATGCGATCATCGGAGTTTGGATCGCCAAGACGGGGCGTTCCAATAGCGACCACTACAAATTCACCAACAACCGCCGCTACGTTTGGCAACGGGTGACGGGCATCATCGCCCTTGTGTATCTGTTTTTTCACGTTCTACACCTGCACGGTTGGCTGCACGCTCACGTTTGGTTGAGCGTGATTCAGCCGATCGGTTTCGGTGCGTTCTCGCCTTACAACGCCGCCAGTTCATTGGTTCAAGCGATGGAAGGCTACCTATGGCCGGCGTTTTACCTGGTCGGAATGTTGGCCTGCGTGTACCACTTGGCCAACGGTTTGTGGACTGCCGGGATTACTTGGGGACTTTGGATTTCACCAAACGCACAAGCTCGTGCATCGAAAATCTGCACGGTGTTTGGCGTACTGATAGCGTTCATCGGGACCACAGCTTGGTGGGCCGCAGTCGCGCCGGGTGAAAAAGAGATTGCCGAATACCGACAGATTGAAGACCGCATGTATGAAGCCTCGGTCGAGTCTGGTTGGATCCCCGAAAACGAAGAAAAACGCTCGAAACGGGATACCCAAATTACGGGTGGCGAAGTCGTCGAAATTGAACTGGTAGAGACTGAGTAG